One window of the Arthrobacter sp. D5-1 genome contains the following:
- a CDS encoding phosphomannomutase/phosphoglucomutase encodes MTSEQNKTFDLSASFKAYDVRGIVGESITAEIVEAVGAAFIDVLGLEGETVLVGGDMRPSSPEFSQAFANGAATRGANVLLLDLISTDELYYACGALNAAGATFTASHNPAEYNGIKMAKAGAQPISSESGLKEIQALAEQYLNSGTIPAAGTRGEIGVRDVLKDYSEYLRQLVDLSGSRPLKIVVDAGNGMAGLTTPAVLGDKLLPALPFEIVPLYFELDGSFPNHPANPLEPENLRDLQAAVVKHGADIGLAFDGDADRCFVIDEKGESVSPSAITGMVARREIARAQAAGEETPVIIHNLLTSKAVPELVAKDGGRAVRTRVGHSFIKAVMAEEGAVFGGEHSAHFYFRDFWNADTGMLAAMHVLAALGEQDGPLSELGRQYEPYVSSGEINSEIEDKAAAVERVRADFETEDIDIDHMDGSTFTAKDGSWWFNLRPSNTEPFLRLNAEAKDQPTMEKIRDRVLALVRA; translated from the coding sequence GTGACTAGCGAGCAGAACAAGACATTCGACCTCTCGGCATCCTTTAAGGCGTATGACGTCCGTGGGATCGTTGGTGAGTCCATCACGGCGGAAATCGTCGAGGCCGTGGGTGCTGCCTTTATCGACGTCCTGGGCCTCGAAGGCGAGACCGTCCTGGTCGGAGGGGACATGCGTCCGTCCTCTCCGGAGTTCAGCCAGGCCTTCGCCAACGGCGCAGCAACGCGCGGAGCGAACGTCCTTCTGTTGGACCTGATCTCCACCGATGAGCTCTACTACGCTTGCGGTGCGTTGAACGCTGCCGGTGCCACGTTCACGGCCAGCCACAACCCGGCAGAATACAACGGCATCAAAATGGCCAAAGCCGGCGCCCAGCCCATCTCCTCGGAGTCCGGCCTGAAGGAAATCCAGGCCTTGGCAGAGCAGTACCTGAACTCCGGGACCATCCCGGCTGCGGGTACCCGCGGCGAGATCGGCGTGCGTGATGTGCTGAAGGACTACTCGGAATACCTGCGCCAGCTCGTGGACCTTTCCGGCTCCCGTCCGCTGAAGATCGTGGTCGACGCCGGTAATGGCATGGCGGGGCTGACCACCCCGGCAGTCCTTGGCGACAAACTGCTCCCGGCACTGCCGTTTGAGATTGTCCCGCTGTACTTTGAACTGGATGGTTCTTTCCCCAACCACCCGGCCAACCCCCTGGAGCCGGAGAACCTGCGCGACCTGCAGGCCGCCGTCGTCAAGCACGGCGCGGACATCGGTCTGGCATTCGACGGCGACGCTGACCGCTGCTTCGTGATCGACGAGAAGGGCGAGTCTGTCTCGCCGTCTGCAATCACCGGCATGGTGGCCCGGCGCGAAATCGCCCGTGCCCAGGCCGCAGGGGAAGAAACCCCTGTGATCATCCACAACCTCCTCACCTCAAAAGCCGTCCCGGAGCTCGTCGCCAAGGATGGCGGCCGTGCGGTACGGACCCGTGTGGGACACTCCTTCATCAAAGCCGTCATGGCCGAAGAAGGTGCCGTGTTCGGCGGGGAGCACTCCGCTCACTTCTACTTCCGGGACTTCTGGAACGCCGATACCGGCATGCTCGCCGCCATGCACGTCCTGGCTGCTTTGGGCGAGCAGGACGGTCCGTTGTCCGAACTCGGCCGCCAGTACGAGCCCTACGTCTCTTCCGGAGAAATCAACTCCGAGATCGAGGACAAAGCAGCCGCCGTTGAACGCGTCCGCGCCGACTTTGAAACAGAAGACATTGACATCGACCACATGGACGGCAGCACCTTTACGGCCAAGGACGGCAGCTGGTGGTTCAACTTGCGCCCCTCCAACACCGAACCCTTCCTCCGCCTGAACGCCGAAGCGAAGGATCAGCCCACCATGGAAAAGATCCGCGACCGCGTCCTCGCACTGGTCCGGGCCTAG
- a CDS encoding Rrf2 family transcriptional regulator, whose protein sequence is MKINAFADVSLRAIMVLAAAPEGLLLTTQAVADAVGTPYNHVSKAMVRLRALGYIDVERGRLGGSRLNESGRRATVGEVLRHLDSRQDPAECQSPTKNCPLINECALRHAMNRAREAFYTELDTVVIASLPHARQMNPVFQSIGLRPEFRVPAAQP, encoded by the coding sequence ATGAAAATCAACGCGTTCGCAGATGTCAGCCTCCGCGCCATCATGGTGTTGGCCGCGGCCCCCGAAGGTTTGCTCCTGACCACCCAGGCAGTGGCGGATGCCGTGGGTACACCGTACAACCATGTCAGCAAGGCCATGGTCCGCCTCCGTGCCCTGGGATATATCGACGTTGAACGAGGACGGCTGGGCGGTTCCCGGCTCAATGAATCAGGGCGGCGAGCCACCGTTGGGGAAGTCCTGAGGCATCTGGACAGCCGACAGGATCCAGCGGAGTGCCAGTCCCCCACCAAGAACTGCCCGCTCATCAATGAATGCGCCCTTCGCCACGCGATGAATCGGGCCAGGGAAGCGTTCTACACCGAACTGGATACCGTGGTTATCGCTTCTCTCCCCCACGCCCGCCAGATGAACCCGGTGTTCCAGTCCATCGGGCTGCGGCCGGAGTTCAGGG